gcaggctagtggtgcacctggcgtattggagagagaagctcctgtctgagtgagaagaaaacaggactcAGGCGCCCACGCTTCGCCAGAGAAAACTGTTCTCCTTAGGGACGTCTCCCTAACCTTGAGCTTCCTAAACGGtccagaaaacccgtctctcacctggctttgccaaggggtttctggtcccctttagcaaagtgctagggtctccagtttgccctgtgccaaagaccctgggaggattcagacttaagggccttactgctttcctcccgACCACTAAAAACCCATTGAATCGTGTGCTCTTTGTCGCCTTTGCTCTGTAGAGTAGCAGATTACCAGAGTTGATTCTAAAAAATGCTTCTCTTAGCAGCTTAAGGAACACagctcattttaaacattgggtggtaaaacagactattgaaagttacctatgcaccttagggaacctgggcagattttactaattatctcATGCCTTTCTCAGTCCTGCAACCTGAATTGCTAATGTTTCTGACCTGCGAAGGAAGggaagcatccaggaggaatggatgcggggttgggagtgttgcatgGCCCAaacggaggcaaatgtgattggaGCTTTCCCTCAGTGTCATTCATCTaccgatcaccctagatacccctgagggctgtcgggagagggatcaagagaaaggaacctttggaaacgtctgagagtagcccagaccgggattccgcagttgttccaaactctttcctccacctccacgcatccgaAGCAGATCGGGATtcgggacactgtgtactcacgccaattgctctccaggcccagacagaaaagttggaagcagctttggcagaacccaacatgcctgctctgtaccgaacaggtgattgagagctgcttaGGCCaagaaacctctcacccgagtcttgtagagtggcggctgcactagttgcgtttaagtagccgacgggtgcccactttaccctccagaaagaaagagaaagatgcacctcaaacagacatggggtgcgtAGAGAGGTGCTTACCTCGGTGCAGAATATCTCGGtgggacctccaatatgttaccgctattgaccagtgacgagttcttgctccccgatgttgaagaataacaccaaagaagcacgccgaggcaaggtcagagtagagattagaaatttattaaaggacagaagaaaagacttctcccggaggaagaaggggacccagaaggtggaatccgtggaagtgcagttgtctcccctttttatagttcagtgatggaatgtaggttggaaggcctgaggggtgggacacaggtgggccaaagaagtcctctgagcaggaaggacttttgagatgggcttatcacttctctggaatgggctatctccaaatctgttggggctgttggttaacacttctttgaggtggactttggcctagggccttttcaggccttcattaacattccatgagttgtcctgtgttttccctgagtcatttccagcatggcctccattttagatttcactcgattttagacctgatttacctaactacactgactacctaactttaaatctggcttcagcattattcacaatagctaaaaagGTAGAACCAACATAAAGGTACACTGGCAGATGAATGGACAGGCacatgtggtatatacatacaatgaaatattaccctTAGAAAAAAAGGTAATTTTGATATATGCTACACCATGAATGAACTTGGAAACTTGTCTCAtccattcaggctgctataaccaaataccatagactgggtagcTTATAGACAACAGATgcatttttcacagttctggagactgggaagtctaAGATAAAGGGATCAACATACTCAGTGTCTGTTAAGAGCCTTTCCTGATTGATAGTTGTTGTCTAGCTGTGTGCTCAATGGAGGAAGTGCCTAAGTACTCTCTGGAGTCTCTTTTTATGAAGACACCAAACCCAGTCATGAGGGTTCCACCCTCATGGCTTAATGACATGCAAAAAGCCCACTCCTGATACCATCACTGTGGGGGTCTGGATTTCAATTCCATTGCTAGGGAACAAAACAGTCAGACAAAGCAAAATGTCATGCTGCTATGGTTGGATGTGTCCCTCAAAGTTCCCTGTAGTAAATGATTTGTCCCCAGTGTGGTGctattgagaaactgatgtgactccatttctGAGAAACCAgactctacctcagagcaaagcttgtccaaggaagggggcgtgacccttgtccttggaaaaacacaCAGAGCACtgctaggcacatacccaccctgctgagttgtttgtctgcaaataacaggagagatcttttgggcgccaggtgtccctgactcagttaggctaggtgaggactcATAGCAACCCCCTAGTAACCCCCAATAagcatgagacagagaaaatacctgggatgccagatgaccccccagtagtttatggtggctgataacatgttgggaaaccatgtagtttagcacgtacacccctcgtggcttaaaccaatcagttcaaaggaatccccttcttgtactaaccaatcacccctacccaacttgtttccgccagtgaatgtgctaattaatgttaagagttgttgtttgacttttccGTTgggtgaaatgatttgctgtgtgatgttgtgactcacagagtatccccccaaaacctataaaatctcactgaacaaaggaccaggactcactccctgggattGCTGCATcggaaacggttgtgagtccaggcttgcaataaagactcttgtgtgattgcatcggattcagctcctggaggtctgtTGGgatcccacgaatctggcattctACTATGTGAATCTGGCAATCCACTACCTTAACAGATGTGGCCAACTAGGAAGTCTCTAAGTCATTGGGgttgtgcccttgaaggagatgATGACATGCCAGTCCCTTCCTATTCCCTTGTTTTCTTCCCTGCTGTGAAGTGAGCACTTTTGCTCTGCCACATGGTCCTGCTGCCATATGCCCAAACCAATGGGGCCAATCAAACatggactgaaactgtgagccaaaataaactttttctctttataagtgattatctcaggtattttccaTAGTGTCAGAAAGCAGACTAagacatgctaagtgaaataagccaatcacaaaagaaaaaaaaacattgtttaattttacttataCAAAGTAACTagaaattgtcaaattcataCAGACAGAAGTGGAACAATGGTTACCTGGGCCTGGGGGGAGGGATAGGAGCTATTATTTAATATGGTTGCACaataatgtgaatgtacttaatgtcaTGAATTGTACATtcacaaattattaaaatgacaaaCTTTAAGTCAGGCCTGGGAACACAGcttgtaatgccagcagctcaggagactgagccaggaggactgcgaattcaaagccagcctcagcaactttgtgaggccatgtctcaaaattttaaaaagcctggggatattgctcaatcAGGGCTTaacccctgggtttgatacctggtaccaaaaacataaataaataaggcaaactttatgttatgtatattctACACAAATcttaaaaggtaaaattataagaataataaAGTGTACAGAACAGAGATCAGGATCAAGTGAAGAAGCCTAAATTAGCCTCTGCTCTGATGGAGAATCgtgttccttttctcttcccctggTCAGAGAATCCTTTTCACTGGATGGAAGAGAAATATCCAGGCTTTGCAGTCAAAGACACTTCTAAGTTCTCACTTCCTAAGATGTTTAAATCCGAGAAAGTCTCTTAACCTCACTGACCTTCctctttctcatctgtaaattgaaaaaataaactcTACCTAGCAAGGTTGTGAAAAGAATTGACTGATGTGTCTCTAGGCTCAGCAGGACCTGGACAGACAGTGGAGTATCTTCCAGAACTCACACTATAAAATTGCTTGGACACTTGCTTCTTAGCTCTCTTCCCATTGTATCCCCGCACCCGCCGGAAGTGTACAGAAAGCAGCACCTGTGTATGTTTGTGGGTATTCTTTCCACCCTCAATTTCCCCATGAGGTGCCCTCCTTTGCAGGGCTGTTTTAACACACACCCTAACAAAGCAGATTTAACACACACTCTATCCACCTTAGCCAAAATCCAAAGCCTCCAGCCTTGGCTGATCAAGATTTCCCACATATATAACCCTTGTATCTTTTCCTTAAGTAGCCTCAGATCAGCATTCAATACAGGGGAGCTTTGAGTGCCTATTATGTGCTAATTTCTGTTCTTGGTCCTAAGAACACCCAAAGCTTATAGAGGACTAGGCCACTTAGCACTGGGCAGCTATTACCCTCTGATGCCACAGCACTCAAAAATTTTGGTGGCACTAGTAGGGACTCTATATAGTCCATAATCTAGGAATAGGCCAGAAACTGGCCCTAGATGGCTAGACCAGGAGACATTCTTGCCACTCTGGGGAGGTGGGCTATGACTGTGGAGCACGAGAGGGCAGGAGGGTGGGTATTTCATATCTGCAGTTTCCATCTCGTCATCCTCAGTCCCGTGCCAGATCTGGCTCTCCGATCCAGTTCAGCCTGTCCTGAGCGTTCCCCTTCCTAAGGTGTAGGATATATCTCCAGGTGGAGATATGTCAGGAAATAGTGGGCCACGTCTTGACAGCCCAGGAGAGCAGTGTGTTCTCTTCCACCAACTGCTAACATCACACCTCAGAAGCCAGCTCAGATCTCGGGCTTCAGGAGGAAAAATCTAGGGAAACTGAGGTCTCCCAGGGCCGAGACACCAGCCATCACTGTGATTGTAGGTCAAAGGTGCATTGTTGAGTTTTCATGGTGCTGATGTATACACAGGCAGGCACACAATCTGAGGGCGGGTTTACGTTAAAGTCTGATTTGCTAGTTTCTCTTGAAAAGTATGAGGCAACAAAGGATGTGTCTAGAGCTGATTAGAGCCCAGGGGGCAATTTTCCTTAGAGCCACAACGGAGCCTATTCCTCAAAAGATTATTTTGAAGAAGTCTGTGTACATGCAGAAGGGAACTTTCTCAGGAAAAAGTAATCTGGCCACTCATTGGCTGGAGGCTAATGGCTGCTGGCTGTAATCTAGCCACTCATTGGCTGGCAAtgagggggtgggggacaggatCTAGAATGAACTAGTCCTCACCCTCCTTTCTGCTAGGAGATAACTTTCCTTTTTTGGGCAGGATTCCCATTTGTCAGTTGATGGAGCCAGTTTGTTGAAAATATAGCTGTGAAAACATTAGAAAACGACTTTATGATATAATAATATTCTTGTTTATTTATGAATGCATTAAATGGCAAGATCTAGCATCTGATCTAAAAGGAATGGGAGGGTAAATATTTCAAGATGTCTGCAACAACCTTAACGTGATATGAAAATACTTGTAATGTTTATGgccaacagtaaaaataaatatgtaaattcacAGGCCTCCATCCCCTAATTCTATTCACAGACTCCCAAGAATCTGTACCCCAAAATCACCAGGGAGAGCATATTAACCTTGTAATTCAGCTTAGAAGTTACAACTGATGACCCAGGACTTTGTCAATTCCCCAGGGAGGAAGCTGAACTTTCctttatttgaaaagataaatggatAGTAGAATAATATGGAAGCTGGCATGAAACCCAAAAGACATgaacaaaaaaactacaagttgaaTTATGTATATGGTAAAAATCTAATAAATGAGGTTATAAACAAAGCACAGTCAGAAGACATTGCAACATAGTAATAAAGTACCAATACTTAATAAAGTATTATTATGTTACAAATCAACACAAAAGAGAAAACCCAATAGGAAAGTGGACAAATGATATTATGTAATTCATGGAGTAATAAAATGTAGATTGTCTGAAACTTGTGAAACACTGAACCTCACCAAAAGGAACATGAAAATTACATTGTTTAATTCTCCCTACCACTGTCATTACCACGATTtgaatcattattttttctattataaaaccGCATTTATTACACAATACATTATTAATTTGTTTCccacattttattaaaaacttattttactGCCAAGCAAAAGTCACTATAAACTTCAATTTATCAGTATTGTCACAGTACATTCATAAAATCACAGACCAGCACGAAGAAACTTGACACTCAGGTTGACTTATTTGGTCTCATTGCAAGATActtcatacattttttaaatattgaaaatatttctaatcaaGTTCCTCAAAACCCTGGTAGTTGGGCATGTTAGTTGAAGAACTATTTATCATGCCCTTTTCAGAGGTGGATATGAAAGTCAATATGTGTGACTCTGCTCCCCTGCTGAGAGGGCAAACACCAGGAACCCTTCCCTGTGGAAAGCTGAAAACCAGCTAAAGTTCCAGGGACACAACCTCAAGGTCAGCCATGGGGGTGTCCTCTAAGCTTGACTGAAATGTCAGAGTAAAGGGCAAGACAATGGGAATAAATAAACCTGGGGCAGGAGACATGACTagtgaatatttttcaataaGACTATCAGCACAGTGATTCTCAGAGGGGAAAATACCAGAATGAAAGGAAACAGATGGATCTAGTTTCATAAAACATTGTAACTATATTTGGTGGGGGGGGAGTCAGTTTTGTCCTATAATGCAAACAACCAAAAGGAAGGTTCTAGAAGAGCTTAGCCAGAGACTTTACccaagaaatattcattttcgTACCTcctgaaaagaggaaataaattcatttttattttttaattgaaaaattaaagttaCATGTATTTATGCTGCACAAAATTATgggtgttttaaaatatttttttagttgtaattggaacaatacctttattatttatttatttactatgtgGTGCTCAGCATCCAACCCAgcgccttgtacatgctaggtgagcactttactgctgagccacaaccccagccccacaacgtGATGTTTTGAAATGAAGGAGGTAAATGTTTATGTGAACCTAAGAAGGGGCAGAAGTTTTAAATAGTTTGAGTTTGCAATTTGCTTTTATGAGCCAACTGGTAGCATAAATGCATGTGTACATTGGGAAGGGGTAGTGTAGAGGATGGCAGATGCGGGAAGGGAGGAGACTATGCCAAGGACGAGTGGCCAGTGATTAGGATGTAAGTTCTGGGAACCCTCTGCTTGATTCTAGGTCTGCTACCTTCTGCCTCTAAACTAGTGTTTGGCGCACAGAAAGGAATCATCAATAAATACTTCTTGACGAAATTCGTTCATgaatgttgtggtttggatgtttttgagtgtgtcccccaaagtttCATGTGGTAGAAAGTTTGGTCCCCACTGTGGTGATGCGGAGAGGTAGCGGAAGCTAGGAAGTGGGCCCTAGTGGAAGGTGGTTAAGTTATTGGGCTTATTATGTTTTATGAAGTGTCCTCCCAAAGCACCTGTGTGAATGCACAGGTGAAATGATCGGAATTGGAGGGCTGTAACTTAATCTGTCCACTCTAGTTTAAATGGAGGGACTGGGTAGTACTGTAGGTAGGTGGgtcatggctggaggagatgagcCTCTGGAGGGGTGCCATGGACAGGTGTGTTTTCCCTACTGtctctttccccttccccctctcagCGTCCTTGCTGCCAAGAATGGAACAGCTTCCTTCAGCCACGCCCTtgcaccatgatattctgcctcactttcaGCCCAGAGCAATAGACTCAGCCaactatggactaagaccttggaaaccataagccaaaataaaatttcccttctctaagttgttctggttgggtattttggtcatagtaatgaaaagctgGCTAAACTAGGGGTGCTACTCTGGCAGAGATTAATACAGTTCTCATGAGACCCTGGTTAGTTCCTGCAAGAGTGAATTGTTCTAAAAAGAGGAAGCCTAGCCCCTgagtctctctggcttcctgtatTGCTACATGATTACCTCTGAGTGTGCTATTGCTGCCACTCTGGTGCCATTCTCCTTAAGGGCTTCACCAGAGACTAACCAGCAAGGGCAACCAGATCTTAGACTTTCagtttccaaaactgtgagctaagtaaGTCTCATCTCTCTATAAGTGATCCAGTTTCAGGTATTTagttataacaacagaaaatggactaatatacCAATGTCAAAATCAGGACCAGAAATCAAGTCTCTCTTTCCCTTAGTCAAGGTTCTAACAGGTCCTAGAATTAATTTTACAGTATTAACTAGAACATGCAGCAAAACTATTAGCTGCTTACCCCAGCACCCAGCCTCTCTTGCAGCTACATTCTTGCCAGGGAGATGCAAGGGGAAGTGGTGATGGCACTCAATGGTATTTGCAGAAGTCTTTATAAAATAAGAGGTGTACCTCTTTTCCTTTATCCTATTGCCTGAAATGCAGACATGATGGGATGGAAGCCCAGCAGGCACATGGGCCATGGTCTATAGTCCCTAAGGATGACAAGCAGAAAGATGTAAACCTGGGTCCCTGACAATCACCATCACCCTACCTGTACTGGATTGTCCAACTCCAGACTTccttttcacaaaagaaaaatgaatttctatGTCTCATAGCCACTGTTCTTTGGGATTGTTTTATTAGAGAACAGAGGAGGCTAATCCCGAGATACAGGtaagacccccccacccccaggagagAGTAGAAATCAAGCAAAAGTATGGCAGTCCGGTAGTTTCCAGTGTCACATGCCCACAGTAACTTGTTGTTTGACTCTATTTGTTACCTGGCCCCAGCTTCCTGGTCACTAATCCTTTTGGGCCTTGGATCAGGTCCCTGTAGGTCCTGGGACAGTACTCACGAAAGAGATTTTCCACCAGTGTGTTGCTTCCTCGAACCACGGTCCTCCCCTCCTTGTTCATGTAGTTCCACAAATGCAGGGCATAAGAGTCATTGAAACTCAGGTCTCTGTCCCAGACTTCATAGTAACGCCTCCACTGGGGATAAGAGATTGGGTAAAATCTCTGGGGGTGTAGGAAGGACAAGTTCAGACACCTGAGGTCACTCAGCCCTTGGAAGTCTCCAAGTTTGCACCATAATCTCAACATCCTCGTCATCAAAATAGGACCTTGGTTGCCCCAAATTTTTGAATTGTAGTGTTCAACGAAGTTTTCCATGCATCCCCACAAGAAGGGGTGGTGGGGCAGGAACCCAAACACCCCATTACTAGAGTACCGAGAGGACTGAGCAGCCAGAAAGTTCTCCTCGGGAATAGGCCTGATGGAGATGACGTCAGTATCCATGTAGACACCACCGTATTTCCAGATGATAGCCAGGCGGGATGCATCTGAGCTGACATGGAGCCAATATGCCTGTGTACTGGCATTGATCTGTGGGAGCAGGTGCAAATCAGCCCCAAGCAgtgagaagagggaggggagtCACAGTAGGAAAGCCAagcccagaggagcagggggaggggtACAATAAACCAGCTTCCCAAAATTAGATTTGGCCACAAGCCAAATTTTCCAAACTTCCCAAACTTACCTCCCTGAattttcctttaagtgaaaatatTCCTTTAAGTAAAAATTTGCAGCAATTACTATCAATGAAAAGAGTTTTAGtaacttttaaagattttctggaaaaaaataaaccacagcagtggaaagagaaagaagaaatccaaCAGGGATTTCACAATGAAATATCTGAGTCATTCTTCAGTGTGGGTGTACATTTTAACCACATATATGAAGCAGTGAAGGAAGAATCAAAAAGCCCTCAGAATGCTCATTGGTTAgacaaagaggaaagaagggaagggagggggacagaaataagaaaagacataGAATGAACCTGATATAATTTTcctgtattcacatatgaatacacaaccagtataactccacaatatctacaaccacaagaatgggaagttatactccatgtatgtatgatgtcAAAATACTTTTTACATgacgctggggatgtggctcagcgatagagcgcttgcctagcacatgcgaggccctaagttcgatcctcagcaccacaaaaaattaaataaataaagatattgtgtccaactaaaaaaataaatattaaaaaaaatactttctactgaggctggggttgtagctcagtcgtagagcacttgcctggcaagagtgaggtattgggttccatcctcagctccacataaaataaataaataaaataaagatatcgtgtccacctataactaataaatatattttttaaaaatgcattctactgtcatgtataactaaaaagaacaaataaaaaattttttaaaaatgctaaaaattaatggagaaaaaaataaactaggaaACTAGAGGGAAAGTCAATATGTATGCTGGATGAGAAATTGGTTAAAGAATCTTTAAATGTGTGTATTCATTTGCTTCTTCATTGCTTTGATAATATTCATTGAGGGTCTATTTATTATGTGCCAACCTCTGTTAGAACTGCTAAGGATACAGCAGTGAACAGATAGGCAAACTTCCCTACTGGGAGGGAATggactataaataaataaataaatactctgtTGGGTGTTGATAAGAACTATGAAGAGAAAAAAGCTGGGTGAGGGGGTTATGAAAGAGAGTGGAGCTCAACATGATATCAGGTTCCCTCAGAAATGTCAATGAAGTGGGTGATGAACCATCGCCATTTCTGGGAGAAGAGGATTCTGGGTAGAGGGACCAGCAAGGGCCCTGGGGCAGGTGCACCCTGGCCGTGTGGCAGAGGCAGAGAAGAGAGCAGGGCAGGTGATGAGAATAGAAAGTGTAGAAACAGAGAGCAGTTGATGTAGGGTGGGGTCAAGACTTTGAAGTTATTCAGATGGTTTGGAAGAAAGAGGGATGGGATGTGAATTAATTTTCAAGGGCTCACTTTGGCTGCTGTATAGAAAAGACCATGATAAAGGGGTGAGAGATGAGCGGGGCAGAAATAAAAGAGCAAATGAGGAGGCTGTCGAAATGATCCAGGCAAGAGGTGATGGTGGCGTGGGCCTAGGTGATAACCTGGTTGGGAGAAGAGAAATGGTTGAGTTCTGGCACATATTGCAGATAAAGCTGGAaggggagtgagagagagagaagccacaGACAACTGCAAATGCGGAAAGTGAACAAAACTGAAAgtgaatttaaaagtgaaattaaaaggAACGAAAACAAATCAGCATAAATAGCAGTGTTCCCACATGGGATGCTAATATTttgaatacaaaaaacaaaatatactttttgggggggggggggtaccagagatAGAATCGAgaagcatttaaccactgaaccatatccccagccactttttatattttacttagagacagggtctcaacactttttttttttttgtagatggacacaatacctttattttgtttatttatttttttatgtgatgctgaggatcgaacccagagcctcaaacatgttaggtgagcactctaccactgagccacaaccccagcctcagggtCTCAGCActttttttctgaacttcaaTGTGTTGATTAAACACATTGTTGGTTAAACAactggggctgagattgtggctcagaggtagagtgcttgtctaccatgtgtgaggcactggttcgatcctcagtaccacattttaaaaataaataaaataaagtattgtgtcaacctataactttaaaatacatgtttttttttttaaaaaaaaaggttaaacaACCACCTTGACTTTTggtaaaaataaacattctttaaaattctaaaaaatcaaataaaagcagGCCGACTaaactttgcaaaaattttcCCAAGTAGCTAAAAAATCATCACCTTGTTTATAATTGCTGAAAACCTCATAAATAAGAATAGATGACATTTACCAATACCTGGTCCAAAGATAGACAAATCCTCAAAGATAGGTTCTAAgatcattcttctttaaaaaatgaaaaattagaaggATCAGGAAGTTCAGTCATCTGTGCAAAGAGGAAGAGGTTGGATTTGAACCACGACTGGCGGACCTCAGACATCTACTCATCCAAAAGAAACAGGTTTTGATAAAAATAAGGAAGTATGATATTTTTGGTAAATTAGTGATTGTTAATGAACAAACAATGAGACGTAGGATATCAAAAACTGTACGGAACCAGAA
This window of the Ictidomys tridecemlineatus isolate mIctTri1 chromosome 3, mIctTri1.hap1, whole genome shotgun sequence genome carries:
- the A4gnt gene encoding alpha-1,4-N-acetylglucosaminyltransferase; this translates as MLKELQFSLSITLLFACGFLYQFLLRSSCFFSCLMPFKFQQDPESLLSHGRGIVFVETSERLEPPPLVCCAVESAARVYPEQPVAFFMKGLNSSIQLPSNSSYPAFSLLSALDNVFLLPLDMKKLLEDTPLYSWYTRINASTQAYWLHVSSDASRLAIIWKYGGVYMDTDVISIRPIPEENFLAAQSSRYSSNGVFGFLPHHPFLWGCMENFVEHYNSKIWGNQGPILMTRMLRLWCKLGDFQGLSDLRCLNLSFLHPQRFYPISYPQWRRYYEVWDRDLSFNDSYALHLWNYMNKEGRTVVRGSNTLVENLFREYCPRTYRDLIQGPKGLVTRKLGPGNK